The following is a genomic window from Pedobacter sp. KBS0701.
CTAAAAAGTTGATATAGAAATAACCGGCACGTAAATGTTTTACATCTACCCCATCTAATGTTTCAAAAATATTTTCTACATCATGCAATCCGGCAATCGGGCCGGTTCCATCCGGCAGATCTGCACCTACACTACTTAAATTCACTACTTTTTTAACCCCCGACTCTTTTATGGCAGCAGCATAATTTTCGCCTATACCCTTTATATATTCCCTGAATTTTGGTGCTGCAAAATCTGATGGAACCATGGTGTAAATGGCGTCAGCCCCGGTGAATGCATCTGTTAAAAATCCGGTATCGCTTACATTACCAATTAAGGGTATAGCGCCCAGCGATTTAATTTCCTCTGCTCTATCAGCATTACTGCTAATCACTTTCACCTCATGGCCTTTAGCCACCAATATTTCGGCTAGGGGCTTGGTAATATTACCTGTTGATCCTGTTAATGTTATTTTCATGATTTTTTGTTTTTAAATGTTGAATACAAAGCTATATTTGTGCTTACTTTTATACAAGTACTTACCCCAAAGTATGTAACTATGACAGCCATTAAAGAAAGTTCGACCCGTAATTTTAATAAAGGTGTAGCGCTAACCAGCTGCCCTGTTACTTTTGTAATGGAAAAAATTGGTGGTTATTGGAAACCTATCATTATTTTTCATTTAATGAGTGGGCCAAAACGTTACAGCGAGTTAAAACGTGCTATACCACAGATAACGGAGAAAATGCTGATACAACACTTAAAGCAGTTGCAAAATGATGACCTTGTTCATCGGGATGCGCAAGCCGTTATTCCGCCCATAGTTACGTATAGCCTCACCAAATCGGGACAGGAACTGTTTCAGGTATTAGATTCGATGGTAGACTGGGCCGTTAAAAATGGCTCTGTTTAACCTCATTATAGACAAAATAAGGGTTTGAGTAAAACTTTGGCCTATTTTACCATTTAAGACACATCAGGTACATATAAGCCAATACAGGGTAGATCATGAAACAAGTTTAACATTATGGCTTTATGCGTAGTTGGTCATTAGGCGATAATATCTTTTATTGATTGGAAATGAAAGGATGGTTTTTCATCGGATATTACAGTCCTGCTGTTCGCTGTAGCCCTCATGCTTCGGGGCTGCCGCTACCATCAGGTTTACGAATAGCGTAAGTGCACAATGCAACCTCAAAAATGAAATACGAATCTAGCTTTTCTAAAAACCAAAAGAAAATCATTTTAAATGTGCGGGATAGCCTACAGTATCATAATCCCCTTGATGTTTGCGGCTTGCTTATAAACAGCAATCACCTCATCAGCATTCTGCATGGTCTTTTTTACCGTAATCGAAACATATTTACCTGTTTTTGATGCCTGTTCAATAAACTCATCCTTGGGTAAAATGGCACGTAAGTCTTCTATTTTATCTAGTCCGCCAGTGATAATAAATTTAAAATTGTAAACACCCGGAAACTTTTCAACGGTTTCCAGTTTTTCTTTTAAGTTGGCATAAATATCTGTATTTGTTCCATCTGGGATA
Proteins encoded in this region:
- a CDS encoding NmrA family NAD(P)-binding protein, which codes for MKITLTGSTGNITKPLAEILVAKGHEVKVISSNADRAEEIKSLGAIPLIGNVSDTGFLTDAFTGADAIYTMVPSDFAAPKFREYIKGIGENYAAAIKESGVKKVVNLSSVGADLPDGTGPIAGLHDVENIFETLDGVDVKHLRAGYFYINFLANIDMVKHANILGSNFGADAKLVLVHPRNIAAVAAEVLESNFTGKTIQYVASDDESTPADVAKALGTAVGKPELPWIEFSNEDAFNGMVGAGLPEEIAKNYVEMGDAIRSKKLFVDYYKNRPVLGSIKLEDFAKDFAAAYHS
- a CDS encoding helix-turn-helix domain-containing protein; its protein translation is MTAIKESSTRNFNKGVALTSCPVTFVMEKIGGYWKPIIIFHLMSGPKRYSELKRAIPQITEKMLIQHLKQLQNDDLVHRDAQAVIPPIVTYSLTKSGQELFQVLDSMVDWAVKNGSV
- a CDS encoding DUF493 family protein, whose translation is MEEKKINKDIEFSDIPDGTNTDIYANLKEKLETVEKFPGVYNFKFIITGGLDKIEDLRAILPKDEFIEQASKTGKYVSITVKKTMQNADEVIAVYKQAANIKGIMIL